One stretch of Streptomyces sp. R21 DNA includes these proteins:
- a CDS encoding LysR substrate-binding domain-containing protein, protein MLDVRRMQVLRAVVSSGSVTAAAGFLGYTPSAVSQQVAALEKEAGTALLERVGRGVRPTPAGLLLTEHADIIGRQVAETEAALADLLAGRTGRLAVRYFATAGVPLMAPAIARMRAEHPRVQVELKLGEADDPLPEVREGRADLALVVRPRGEEPAGVRLVHLLDDPYRAVLPVGHPLAGERVVDLAALADEPWVGSERAGSCLDAQLDACAAAGFSPGFVVESEDHITAQGFVAAGLGVSLIPRLGLGAPHPGVVVRAVRGPEPLRIIYAAVRETASPQPALRGLLDALRDAAHAGP, encoded by the coding sequence ATGCTTGATGTGCGACGTATGCAGGTGCTGCGGGCCGTGGTCAGTAGTGGGTCGGTGACGGCTGCTGCGGGATTCTTGGGGTACACGCCGTCCGCCGTCAGTCAGCAGGTCGCGGCTCTGGAGAAGGAGGCCGGGACCGCGCTTCTGGAGCGGGTCGGCCGTGGGGTGCGGCCCACTCCCGCGGGGCTGTTGCTCACCGAGCACGCGGACATCATCGGGCGGCAGGTCGCCGAGACGGAGGCCGCCCTCGCCGATCTGCTGGCCGGGCGCACCGGGCGGCTCGCGGTGCGGTACTTCGCCACCGCCGGGGTGCCGCTGATGGCACCGGCGATCGCGCGGATGCGGGCCGAGCATCCGCGGGTGCAGGTGGAGCTGAAGCTCGGTGAAGCCGATGATCCACTGCCCGAGGTGCGTGAGGGGCGGGCCGATCTCGCGTTGGTGGTGCGGCCGCGCGGCGAGGAGCCTGCCGGTGTGCGGCTGGTGCACCTGCTGGACGATCCCTATCGTGCCGTGCTGCCCGTGGGGCACCCGCTCGCCGGTGAGCGGGTTGTTGATCTGGCCGCGTTGGCCGATGAGCCCTGGGTCGGCAGTGAGCGGGCCGGGTCCTGTCTGGATGCTCAGCTCGATGCCTGTGCCGCGGCCGGCTTCAGCCCCGGGTTCGTGGTGGAGAGCGAGGACCACATCACCGCTCAGGGGTTTGTCGCGGCCGGGCTGGGCGTCAGTCTGATTCCCCGGCTCGGGCTGGGCGCGCCTCATCCGGGGGTCGTGGTGCGGGCCGTGCGAGGGCCCGAGCCCCTGCGGATCATCTATGCGGCCGTACGGGAGACGGCGTCACCGCAGCCCGCGCTGCGGGGGCTGCTCGACGCCCTGCGGGACGCGGCTCACGCGGGGCCCTGA
- a CDS encoding phosphatase PAP2 family protein, whose product MGDITVTTLEGQDQVTPRPVADAEAGRGFLRRLRRPRRPRLWFEILLIALSYWTYSLIRNAVPEQKTQALHNADWIWRTEHHLGIAFEESVNHAVNSVTWLIVGMNYYYATLHFVITLSVLVWLFRSHPGRYAAARLALFATTAVALVGYYFYPLAPPRLMNGGDFVDTVVVHQTWGSMASGDLKHMSNQYAAMPSMHIGWSLWCGLTIFALASAPWARILGLLYPVATLMVIVATANHFWLDAVGGILCLAFGYTMARLWYGSLPYALPRTVAARGGPFLPTKA is encoded by the coding sequence ATGGGTGATATCACCGTGACGACACTGGAAGGCCAAGATCAGGTCACTCCACGCCCCGTCGCGGACGCGGAGGCGGGAAGGGGATTCCTGCGCAGACTGCGGCGCCCGCGCCGCCCCCGCCTCTGGTTCGAGATCCTTCTGATCGCTCTGAGTTACTGGACGTACTCGCTCATCCGCAACGCGGTGCCCGAGCAGAAGACGCAGGCACTGCACAACGCCGACTGGATCTGGCGGACCGAGCACCACCTCGGGATCGCCTTCGAGGAGTCCGTCAACCACGCCGTGAACTCGGTGACATGGCTGATCGTCGGCATGAACTACTACTACGCGACGCTGCACTTCGTGATCACGCTGAGTGTGCTGGTGTGGCTGTTCCGCAGCCACCCCGGCCGCTACGCCGCGGCGCGCCTGGCCCTCTTCGCCACCACCGCGGTCGCCCTGGTCGGCTACTACTTCTACCCGCTGGCCCCGCCCCGCCTGATGAACGGCGGCGACTTCGTGGACACGGTCGTGGTGCACCAGACGTGGGGCTCGATGGCGTCGGGCGACCTGAAGCACATGTCGAACCAGTACGCGGCGATGCCGTCGATGCACATCGGCTGGTCGCTGTGGTGCGGGCTGACGATCTTCGCCCTGGCGTCGGCGCCGTGGGCCCGCATCCTGGGCCTGCTCTATCCGGTCGCCACCCTGATGGTCATCGTGGCGACGGCCAACCACTTCTGGCTGGACGCGGTGGGCGGCATCCTCTGCCTGGCCTTCGGCTACACCATGGCCCGCCTCTGGTACGGATCACTGCCGTACGCCCTGCCGCGCACGGTGGCGGCGCGGGGCGGCCCCTTTCTGCCCACCAAGGCGTAA